In Corylus avellana chromosome ca8, CavTom2PMs-1.0, the genomic stretch CTGTGATATCCACAGGATAAGGAACCATTGCCTAGTGGAGTCACTGGAGTGTAAGGCATGGTGCTTTACTTTTTATGTGGAGTTGTGTCTTTTgcttctctctttcttattACCCATTGGATCTTTAAGACTAGAAAGTGATATTTCATAGGACTTCAATATGTAATTTTCCATTGTTTTACCAGCTCTTCGAAAGgctctttttcttctaattctaAGCGTTTCAGAGCAGATTGTCGAACATGGGTGAGATTACGGGCGGgaatagtgaaaataaaatcaCCCGTGTTCTTTTTTGTGGGCCGGATTTTCCTGCTTCTCATAATTACACAAAAGAATATCTGCAAAAGCACCCCTTCATCCAGGTACTTCTCTTTGTTGCATTTGTTTGTTCCATCTTTGATATGTGCCTGACATTCTCTTTATTAGActttttttgaacaaaatgaATCTGTGAATATTAGTAggatccctttcttttttttcaaaacaatttgtTGAACAAAATTTGTGACAAAGAGAGTTTCTTCTTAGGTATAATCACGTCTTAAAGAGATATGTGTTGCTTTTATGAGTGAGTCAATTTTTGGAGAAGGGGTTAAGTAGGTTGCTTTCATAAAAGTAAATCATAaaacaatcatttgaaaaagtgaaacAAGTAAAGAAAGCAAGCATGCTTATGCTATCCATGATGTCAAAATCTTAGGTATAATGGTTTGGTGATCATGCATGTTTGTTGATTTTAGCAGATTTGAGATTGTAGGATGGTAAATTTATATGATAGGAGCTTAATTAGCTCAATAAATGTGTCATATCTACTTTTAAGCTTTATAAAACCACAAGCATGGTGCATAGATTGTGGTAGATTATGATTGatgtttacttatcaaaaaaaaaaaaaaaaagaaagaaagggaaaagaaagattATGATTGATGTTTAAGTAAGAAGATGAagttagagcatctccaacaaggTTAGGTAAAATACCTAACCAAAAAGTGCAATTCTCTACTTTAGCTACTCATTTTCAATATACACTGAAAGGAGAAAGAATAACACCCAGAAACCAAATCAATGTGGGTGAGATTGGGGAAAGCGGAAAGCAAGCAACCCAAGTGGAGAAAGTCCCAGGTTTCTCTGTTGAGAACGACATCATTTCTCTCGCATTTTCATCTGAATATGCATCTGCAATTGaactctgtgtgtgtgtgtgtgtacaccTTCCTTGGCTATGCCCTCAAGTTCTTCCGCTGGTCTGGCCACCAACTCAACCACAGCCACAACCCCTATGTCTTGAACCTCATCATGGACCTGTTGGAAGGGTGGGAGAAGGAAGAGCAAcaataaaataaccaaaaagggttggtgagaatgaataaaatatttgagcaTTTTGCTACAGTGATTGCCCAAAGCAGGTGGGGATTTTACTAGACAGTCTCGTCTCTCGTTTTCTCTGCTCTTCTCACTTGCTTCTCTTGACACATTTTCACTTAATATTAGACAAAGGATAACAGCTAAAGTTGGTATTAGCGAATATACACAATCATGGACCGATTGACATTGTATTAGCATCTCAATTTTAATTAACTCTCGGCTTCCCATGGTGTTGATTAATGAATTTATTGTCTTCTTTTAATCAATTGAATCATTAAGAAAATAGTATATagagtttatatttattttgaattttataaaatgacCTTAGTATTGCCGCTCCTAAACAGCTATTCAGCAGTTCTTTTTCAAATGTTATAGGTTGATGATGTTCCCTTGGATGATGTGCCTAATTCTATAGCAAAGTATCACATGTGCATTGTGAAAAAAATGAAGCTAGACTCGAATATTATCTCTCGTGCAACTGAAATGAAGCTTATAATGCAGTATGGTGTTGGTCTGGAAGGTAATTGTAATTTCTGTTATTCACCTTATTTAACACATTGATTTATgttcattttaataatttgattatattaCCGTAATAAAGGTGTTGATATTGATGCTGCTACGAGGTATGGAATCAAAGTTGCTAGGATTCCAGGTGACACCTCTGGAAATGCAGCATCGTGTGCAGAACTATCTATATATCTCATTCTGGGTCTTCTTCGAAAGCAAGTATGTTAGTTTAAATCTAATCTagaaatattacaatttttttttctcataatgcTACCCATTTGATATGTGCGTGGCATGTGAGCTTAGTGTGGGTCTTACTTTTTCTTGgtccaataaaatattaaagacaAACAAcacacataaaataaaatagaagtaTATATATTGGAGACAAAAATAAACCCTTGTATATAATAAgtgtgaaatttttattaattccTCTAGACCGCAAATCATGTGATTTGAAGAACAATTGCTAGAATAAATTGTTTGATATGAATTTTAACAACACACGATGAATTTGAGCTTTGAGAGTTTTGCTCCAACGAAAACACTTGTGTTAAGAATTTGAAATAttcaattgaagaaaaaagcTACTGGATGGTATCTTCCAATGGGGTATTTTATGGAACATGTTTTGCCCTTTATTGCTCCTTTGAATTAAGAGGAgtacaagaaataaaaatgatagatTATTGGAATAATTGTTTGTACAGCTCATTTTCGTATTACAAGATGAACTTAATTGATGCTAATATCATTTGACAAAAGACAAAAGATGAGGAAAAGATGACTGACTACGCTTATTTTGGCACTGAGAGACAAGGAGGGAGGTAGGGAGGGAAAGAAGATTTACTAGGCTCAGTTTGGCACTGAGAAAGGCCGTAGTTGTGGGTTCGAATACCAACTTGATGTAGGACTAAGAGCAATGGAGGGCTCTGCAACCAAAATTTGATGCAGGATCTTTAGAAATTCAGTACTAGATTAGATTGATGGTTTCTTGGATGGGATTTGACGTTAAAGGACTTTAGGAACAGTTAGATAGGAAAAAGGTTGAATGTTGATGGAATTTGATGGCTGTTTGGTATTAAAAACAATgaatttcaggaaaaaaaatttgcgattgcCTAGGTTTCCTAAGCAATCGCAAAAAGCTGctgaaattttattgaattgtACTATTCTCTGAATTTTGAAAGATTACATAAGGCTTTTGTATAGGCTATTGTCATTCCTTTCCCTACCAAGCTTAGGActcataaataacaaaaagaagttaataaAAGAACTTCTGAATCAAGTGGGAAACTaccaaaacaaaatggaaaatgacTCCAAAACTTAACAGAAGACTCAATGGACCTACGGCACAACCATTCCAATAACATTTAGAAATTACCAGATTATGCTTACtttaaacttaattaaattGAACCAGCAGCAATCTAACCTAAAGAAACTTGGTACGAAGACTCAATAGCAGCTAGAGTAGCCTATGAAGGGTGTCAATTAGGTCCCATATCATTACTAAATCATATTTTCTAATTACTTTGGATCTTGTTTTTCCAAAGAACTTTTGCTGGCTacaccagagagagagagagagagagagaggtttttcCAAAATGTTTAGTAGAATTTTCTCCTCACTATATGAATGAAACCATTTTTACAGCAAGATATTGGAAACTCTTTTTGATCAGGTTTTGATGAGTGCTGTGAGCTATTCATGTAAAATTAGAGGTTTGTATTCCAACAAGTAAAAATTTGAGGCTAAAGTTGATGCGGGGTCCCAAATCAAATTACCTAATGGTTGACATAACTTTTTGGCTGTACTGTTTGTTGTGCTGGTCCCTAAGGCTGGCTTCGTTACATTTTTATGAGTTGCTAGTGCTCTTTCCATGTATCTGCACTTTGAGATTGTATGATTATGAGTGTAGCCTTACCCTGTGTTTCTCTTCTATCCCATTGTCTGAATTTCTggtattttcattttctctataATTTGTGTTATTGTTGCAGAATGAGATGCAAATTTCTGTAAAGCAGAGAAAGCTTGGAGAACCACTTGGTGAAACACTCCTTGGAAAAACAGTGAGTTACaattttcttggttttctttcacaattttccTGGGAACAAAGCATTGTAGACATGTGGTTACTTACTTTTTTTAAGGCAATCATCCTCTTCATTCTTCAACGATCGAGTTAAATGCATGGCTTTAAAGTTTCTTGCCTGAAATTCTGTTTCTTAGGGAAGCAAATTGCATTTCAAAGaaggaagggaaaaaaaaaaaaaagaaaaaaaaagggaaatccAGATACAACCCGAAGTAAACTGAAAGGACATGATTCATGAGTGTTCATTCAATTAGTTGTTCTAGTAGAACCATTTTAGTGTTTTTGATGAGGcgtttctctataaataaatatcaataaTGTTTAGCAACAAAGATTCTTGAgtatttcattgattttgtaaattaaattatactGCATGAAGGATTCAGttgttcttttaaatattttttctatcatTATGATTAAAAACATCataattgtttgatttttctataTCGTGAAATTTTGACATGCATGTTCAATTTGGTATTTGATTCTCACTTGCATGGTGTATTGAGCCTTAGACTTAGGCAAGCAAGATGAATGATGCTCCAGTTATGGTGCGTTATGAAGTCATTTCAGATAAATATGGTGCTCTTATGAAACTCCAAAAGGTGCTCTTGGAACAAAGTTAGAGCTCACAAAGTTCTTGAAAACTCATTGAATTCTGTCTCTTTTGGTCTTCCTTCTTTGGGTGAGAGTATCTGTGCATAAAGAAGAAACAAAGtttgatatttgtttttaataagcGAAGGCTACAAAGCCTCATACAGCTTGTGAGAGGTGTGGGTCATGTTACTTCTGCAGGAGTTGCCTAATACATAAGTACAAGTTTGGCATAGACGTCTGTTGACAGGTAGTTAAGCAGTTATATTTTTGAACGAAATAGATGGAGTTAACAGTCTTAGAGAGAAATCCCATTATAAAGTTAGCTGAACAATATGATTCTCACAAAGTattctgagaaaaaaaaattcagattcATGAAAATTTTTAGTAAGCTGTACTTCAGTAATAGCAGTTCAACTCCTGTTTCGGCAATAGTGTCAACAACTCTGTAATTTGTCCTGGAACCTTTATACTGAGCATTCAAGTTCAACGTACTACATTAGGAATTATAGATCACTTATAAGTAACTGGGAATTCTACCTTTCAGTATTTCTTCTGTTATCTGCTTATTATCATCCTCTACATTAATGGTACTTGTAAGTCTTTACCTACACAAGGGTTGTACGCCAATTCTGATTACAAATTCCTTTTGTGTGCATTTGTGTTACGGTCACCATTATCACATGCGTGAATTGGAATTTTAGGATAATGTTCTCTTTGCTCATACAGGTGTTCATTTTGGGGTTTGGAAATATTGGGATTGACTTGGCAAGTCGTTTGCGTCCGTTTGGTGTAAAAATTATTGCTACAAAACGGAGCTGGGCATCACACTCACAAGATTCTTCCCAGTCTAATGGTGTGCAAGGACATAAGCTAGAGGAGTAAAATTTACTGCTGAATAGAGCCTTActcttttatgttttcttttatttctacaGGAGCTCCAGTTCAAAATGGTAGCACATATGATTTGGTTGATGAAAAAGGTGGTCATGAAGATATTCACGAGTTTGCAAGCAAAGCAGACATCGTTGTTTGCTGCTTAAGTTTAAATAGTGAAACAGTAAGATTGCTCATGTTCTTAGTCATTTCATTTCATATGCTTCTGCCGGGAATGatattgtttatgttttgtAACTCCAGCACCAAGCACGGTTGTACTTGCCAGCAAGACAATTATCATTCTTGTTATAATTGTTgctttttgtgaaaatacatgCGAATATGGCTCTAAATGGCCATTAACTTCCCTTCTATTATAAATTGCTATTTATGTGTTGGATTGATATGGAATTTTAACTATATTTCCTTCTTTATTATGTTACTAATTTCTagatttagagagaaaaaattcctcaatatgaaagtttatttttaaattctggACATCTTCGAAGGATGTGTCTGACTTTGTCACACGTATTCTGGAGTGACTTCAAACAATGAGTCAAAATATACATAGTTCTCTGCAGAAGTGTCCAATAATTTGCTTTCTAAAACCTACTTATATTTTATCTATTCCAATTTCAGGTTGGCACTGTAAACAAGTCATTCATATCTTCAATGAGAAAGGTTAGTTTTTTATGCACTAGTGATACATgtaaaacacataattttagTTTGCAATAAATCTAAATTAGATATTTTTACAGTATCCAATCGACCAGCATTTTTGAGAAAGCCTAATGTGTAAACAAGATGGAGCCGGTCTTGACTATGAACTATGCTTATATAGTGCATTTAT encodes the following:
- the LOC132189261 gene encoding uncharacterized protein LOC132189261 isoform X1 codes for the protein MLVIGGPILRSLASSRTKGTRLLHRLSNMGEITGGNSENKITRVLFCGPDFPASHNYTKEYLQKHPFIQVDDVPLDDVPNSIAKYHMCIVKKMKLDSNIISRATEMKLIMQYGVGLEGVDIDAATRYGIKVARIPGDTSGNAASCAELSIYLILGLLRKQNEMQISVKQRKLGEPLGETLLGKTVFILGFGNIGIDLASRLRPFGVKIIATKRSWASHSQDSSQSNGAPVQNGSTYDLVDEKGGHEDIHEFASKADIVVCCLSLNSETVGTVNKSFISSMRKGALLVNISRGGLLDYEAVLYHLESGHLGGLGIDVAWTEPFDPDDPILKFKNVIITPHIGGVTEHSYRSMAKVVGDVALQLHAGSPLTGIEFVN
- the LOC132189261 gene encoding uncharacterized protein LOC132189261 isoform X2; its protein translation is MGEITGGNSENKITRVLFCGPDFPASHNYTKEYLQKHPFIQVDDVPLDDVPNSIAKYHMCIVKKMKLDSNIISRATEMKLIMQYGVGLEGVDIDAATRYGIKVARIPGDTSGNAASCAELSIYLILGLLRKQNEMQISVKQRKLGEPLGETLLGKTVFILGFGNIGIDLASRLRPFGVKIIATKRSWASHSQDSSQSNGAPVQNGSTYDLVDEKGGHEDIHEFASKADIVVCCLSLNSETVGTVNKSFISSMRKGALLVNISRGGLLDYEAVLYHLESGHLGGLGIDVAWTEPFDPDDPILKFKNVIITPHIGGVTEHSYRSMAKVVGDVALQLHAGSPLTGIEFVN